In a single window of the Sulfurimonas sp. hsl 1-7 genome:
- a CDS encoding CDC27 family protein, which translates to MLNTRDLERRWLRYKIKSFLPHAVITVSVIIISISVSVYLSSDDQEKLVSKEKKNTTMIASETTTTSINKVQQPHIPTIANIVDTKIEPVIQVLPKENRKVVLQPSLDFMKSMQESTDGYYKSTPQEQTFNTSYVSEAPKKKHVETPKVSTTVEVEKMDVEESDTVSKDHNKIVIARKTSLQDIKDAEMRFKKNNSPALSLFLAKQYYSLGDYSKAYNYALVTNQLDKENEDSWILFSKSLVKLGKKQLAQKALEEYIKFSHSSNAELLLDDITTGEFR; encoded by the coding sequence ATGCTTAATACAAGAGATTTAGAAAGAAGATGGTTAAGATATAAAATCAAATCTTTTTTACCTCATGCCGTAATTACAGTGAGTGTTATAATTATTTCTATTTCAGTTAGTGTATATCTTTCTTCTGATGATCAAGAAAAATTAGTTTCAAAAGAGAAAAAAAACACAACTATGATTGCAAGTGAAACTACAACTACATCTATAAACAAAGTACAGCAACCACATATACCTACAATAGCCAATATAGTAGATACAAAAATAGAGCCTGTTATACAAGTGCTTCCTAAAGAGAACAGAAAAGTTGTACTTCAACCATCTTTGGACTTTATGAAGAGTATGCAAGAATCAACTGATGGATACTACAAAAGTACTCCTCAAGAACAAACATTCAATACATCTTATGTAAGTGAGGCTCCGAAGAAAAAACATGTTGAGACACCTAAAGTATCAACAACTGTAGAAGTTGAAAAAATGGATGTTGAAGAGAGTGATACTGTTTCTAAAGATCACAACAAAATTGTTATAGCTAGAAAGACCAGTTTACAAGACATCAAAGATGCTGAAATGAGATTTAAAAAGAATAACAGTCCTGCTTTGAGTCTGTTTTTAGCAAAACAGTATTATTCTCTTGGTGATTATTCAAAAGCTTATAACTATGCACTTGTAACAAATCAACTTGATAAAGAAAATGAAGATAGCTGGATTCTATTTTCAAAATCACTGGTAAAACTTGGTAAAAAACAATTAGCTCAAAAAGCTTTAGAGGAATATATTAAATTTTCACATTCCAGCAATGCTGAACTTTTATTAGATGATATTACAACAGGAGAATTTCGATGA
- the hslU gene encoding HslU--HslV peptidase ATPase subunit: MDMTPKQIVEYLDNYVIGQKNAKKTIALALRTRYRRMQLDNEMRQEIKPKNILMIGSTGVGKTEISRRLAKMMKVPFIKVEASKYTEVGFVGRDVESMIRDLVVNSISIVKAEQESENKEKIENYILNRIVEKLLPPLPEGASESKKDDYQRLLEAMEKRVESGEMDDKTIEIELDSASLQVEFADTNLPPEMIKAQESITKLFTSINKEDKKKELKVKDAKILLRQEASSKLLDMNAINGEALRRAENGGIIFLDEIDKIALNEKSQGRNDPSKEGVQRDLLPIVEGSSVSTKYGTINTDHILFIAAGAFHVSKPSDLIPELQGRFPLRVELESLDEDTLYQILTQTQNSLLKQYQALLSVEDMELIFEDEAIRAMAKLAHRANETAEDIGARRLHTVLERILEDISFEADEYAGKEFRVTSDLVHEKLDIVVEDDDLSRYIL, encoded by the coding sequence ATGGATATGACTCCTAAACAGATAGTCGAATATCTTGACAATTATGTCATTGGTCAAAAAAATGCGAAAAAAACTATAGCTTTAGCGCTTCGTACAAGATATAGAAGAATGCAACTTGATAATGAGATGCGTCAAGAGATCAAACCGAAAAACATTCTGATGATCGGTTCAACCGGTGTTGGGAAAACTGAAATTTCCCGTAGACTTGCAAAGATGATGAAAGTTCCTTTTATCAAAGTGGAAGCTTCAAAATATACTGAAGTTGGTTTTGTCGGTCGTGACGTTGAATCGATGATCAGAGATCTGGTAGTAAACTCGATTAGTATTGTGAAAGCAGAACAAGAATCAGAAAATAAAGAAAAAATTGAAAACTATATCCTTAACCGTATAGTTGAAAAACTTTTACCACCACTTCCAGAGGGTGCAAGCGAATCAAAAAAAGATGATTACCAAAGACTCTTAGAAGCTATGGAAAAAAGAGTTGAATCAGGTGAGATGGATGACAAAACAATTGAAATCGAACTTGACAGTGCTTCACTGCAGGTAGAGTTTGCAGATACGAACCTTCCACCGGAGATGATTAAAGCACAAGAATCAATTACTAAACTTTTTACATCGATTAATAAAGAAGATAAGAAAAAAGAGCTCAAAGTAAAAGATGCAAAAATTTTACTTCGTCAGGAAGCTTCTTCAAAGCTTTTAGATATGAATGCCATTAACGGTGAAGCTCTGCGTCGTGCAGAAAACGGCGGTATTATCTTTTTAGATGAGATCGATAAAATTGCTCTGAATGAAAAATCGCAAGGAAGAAACGATCCTTCTAAAGAGGGTGTTCAGCGTGACCTGCTTCCAATCGTAGAGGGAAGCAGTGTTTCTACGAAATATGGAACTATTAATACTGATCATATTCTGTTTATTGCAGCAGGAGCTTTTCACGTAAGCAAACCGAGTGATCTTATCCCTGAACTTCAAGGAAGATTTCCACTAAGAGTTGAGTTAGAGAGTTTAGATGAGGATACTCTCTATCAAATCCTTACACAGACACAGAACTCTCTTCTTAAACAATACCAGGCACTTCTAAGTGTAGAAGATATGGAATTGATTTTTGAGGATGAAGCGATCAGAGCAATGGCAAAACTTGCACATCGTGCTAATGAAACTGCAGAAGATATCGGAGCAAGACGTCTTCATACTGTTCTAGAAAGAATTCTAGAAGATATTAGTTTTGAAGCAGATGAATATGCAGGAAAAGAGTTTAGAGTCACAAGTGACTTAGTACACGAAAAACTTGACATCGTTGTAGAAGATGATGATCTCTCTCGATACATTCTTTAA
- a CDS encoding L,D-transpeptidase family protein — MKNRSFFSAIVLLILSINAFSSDMDIVTNYRIHGIQDIQKRLDEKLATTEYWKEFLENKDTKFGYLESYCNILTCDKKNSKLYIYMKDQNSSTYKLMKEYSAFTGKAKGDKVKEGDLRTPVGIYELTKKIDKVDPFYGPLAFVTSYPNTYDKYRNKTGQGIWIHGLPIDQERDEFTKGCIAINNQNIECLDKHIDIKKTLLLIDESNVKTDIQKKNLAIILSQLYAWRLAWIYNDLESYLNFYDPTFKRFDGMDKERFTTYKTRIFNKQEDKTIIFSNLNVIPYPDTPNIYQITFKEDYQSNSFSFIGDKTLIIKLQDQKISIITER, encoded by the coding sequence ATGAAAAATAGATCTTTTTTTAGTGCTATTGTACTATTAATACTTTCTATTAATGCTTTTTCATCTGATATGGATATAGTCACTAACTATAGAATCCACGGAATTCAAGATATACAAAAAAGACTCGATGAGAAACTTGCTACAACAGAATACTGGAAAGAGTTTTTAGAAAATAAAGATACAAAATTCGGTTACCTGGAATCATACTGTAACATACTTACTTGCGATAAGAAGAACTCAAAACTTTATATATATATGAAAGATCAAAACTCTTCTACATATAAACTTATGAAAGAGTATAGTGCTTTTACAGGTAAAGCAAAAGGCGATAAAGTTAAAGAGGGAGATTTACGAACTCCTGTAGGGATTTATGAACTTACAAAAAAAATAGATAAAGTGGACCCTTTTTACGGTCCATTAGCATTTGTTACCTCATATCCAAACACATATGATAAATATCGAAATAAAACCGGTCAAGGGATATGGATTCACGGTTTACCGATTGATCAGGAACGTGATGAGTTTACAAAAGGTTGTATTGCAATAAACAATCAAAATATTGAATGTTTAGATAAACATATAGATATCAAAAAAACACTTTTACTTATTGATGAGTCAAATGTAAAGACAGATATACAAAAAAAGAACTTAGCAATCATATTATCGCAGCTCTATGCATGGAGACTAGCATGGATATATAATGACTTAGAAAGTTATCTTAACTTCTATGATCCTACTTTTAAACGTTTTGACGGAATGGATAAAGAAAGATTCACAACGTATAAAACAAGAATATTTAATAAACAAGAAGATAAAACCATTATTTTTTCAAACTTAAATGTTATCCCCTACCCTGATACACCAAATATCTACCAAATAACATTTAAAGAAGACTACCAATCAAACTCTTTCTCTTTTATTGGGGATAAAACATTAATTATTAAACTACAAGATCAAAAAATATCTATTATTACAGAGAGATAG
- the era gene encoding GTPase Era: MTKAGFVSLIGRPNAGKSTLMNSLLGEKIAMVSQKANATRKRSNAIVMHNDTQIIFIDTPGLHEKEKVLNQFMLDEALKAMGDCDLIVYLAPVTDSLEHYEKFLTLNKKNIKHIVALSKIDQVSQEKLFKKIAQYNQYADKFEALIPVAIPRQVGHKDLLDTISKNLPESPFLFDPEDLTSELVRDIYAGFVREAIFENISDEVPYESDVIIDKIYENEGIDKIYATIILEKNSQKGIIIGKGGEAIKRIGKSARAKIEKLSGQQAYLNLQVVVKKGWSKNKNFLKEIGYDNEK, from the coding sequence ATGACAAAAGCGGGCTTCGTTTCACTTATTGGTAGACCGAATGCGGGTAAAAGTACCTTAATGAACTCACTATTAGGTGAAAAAATTGCGATGGTGAGTCAAAAAGCCAACGCTACAAGAAAGCGTTCTAATGCTATAGTTATGCATAATGACACGCAGATTATTTTTATAGACACACCGGGTTTACACGAAAAAGAGAAGGTATTAAACCAGTTTATGCTTGATGAAGCACTAAAAGCGATGGGAGATTGTGACTTAATAGTTTACCTTGCACCGGTAACTGATTCCTTAGAACATTATGAAAAGTTTTTAACACTCAATAAAAAGAATATTAAACATATTGTTGCACTAAGTAAAATCGATCAGGTATCTCAAGAGAAACTATTCAAAAAAATTGCACAATACAATCAATATGCAGACAAATTTGAAGCGCTAATCCCTGTAGCAATTCCTCGCCAAGTGGGTCATAAAGATCTACTAGACACAATTAGTAAAAACCTACCTGAATCACCTTTTTTGTTTGATCCGGAAGATTTAACAAGCGAATTGGTTCGTGATATCTATGCCGGTTTTGTTCGTGAAGCCATTTTTGAGAACATCAGTGATGAAGTTCCTTATGAATCAGATGTAATTATAGACAAGATCTATGAAAATGAAGGTATCGATAAAATCTATGCAACAATCATTTTAGAAAAAAATTCCCAAAAAGGGATTATTATAGGTAAAGGTGGGGAAGCTATCAAGCGTATCGGTAAATCAGCACGCGCGAAGATTGAAAAACTTAGCGGTCAACAAGCCTACCTAAACCTCCAAGTTGTCGTGAAAAAGGGATGGTCTAAAAACAAGAACTTTCTAAAAGAGATAGGTTATGATAATGAAAAATAG
- a CDS encoding M99 family carboxypeptidase catalytic domain-containing protein: protein MKQLFIIYLLSFSFLFGSNIQLIKKENPDSNTTLLVIGGIHGNEPGGYFAASILATHYKITSQNLWIVPNLNEESIINNSRGINGDMNRKFSYIRPHDKDTEIIKEIKEVILSPNVSLVLNLHDGHGFYRKEDNGSIFNPNAWGQTCVIDQCQLKQNQAFGNLNQIAMEVKNNVNQKLLAKHHRFDVKNTKTKYEDEAMQLSLTYFAVTHNKPAFAIETSKNLSSLAQKVFYQLLAIEEYMKIVGISYKRDFELTIKNIEKTIQNYGVLAINNNFLLDLNNIKKILRFIPIKSRSNDFSFSHPLGKIKSSKGVYKVYIGNKLITKLKPQYFKVCQESPESFEVIIDGKSSFIKKTSKFFVSDDFKVVDIKGYRVNIIGYSSNKQKDETNVTITKEDMNKLYSIDKSNNIYRIEFYKKDEFCAMIMAEFK from the coding sequence ATGAAACAGCTTTTTATCATCTATCTTCTGAGCTTTTCTTTTCTTTTTGGCTCAAACATCCAACTCATAAAAAAAGAAAATCCAGACTCTAATACAACACTTTTAGTAATCGGCGGTATCCATGGAAATGAACCGGGTGGATACTTTGCAGCTTCTATACTTGCTACACACTATAAAATCACTTCTCAAAACTTATGGATTGTACCAAATCTAAATGAAGAGAGTATTATCAATAATTCACGTGGTATTAATGGAGATATGAATAGAAAATTTTCCTATATTCGTCCACATGACAAAGATACTGAGATAATAAAAGAGATAAAGGAAGTTATCTTATCACCGAATGTAAGTTTAGTATTAAATTTACATGACGGGCATGGATTTTATAGAAAAGAGGATAACGGAAGTATCTTTAATCCTAACGCCTGGGGACAAACATGTGTTATAGATCAGTGTCAACTTAAACAAAATCAAGCTTTTGGTAATCTCAATCAAATTGCTATGGAAGTAAAAAACAACGTTAACCAAAAGTTATTAGCAAAACACCATAGATTTGATGTTAAAAACACAAAAACAAAATATGAAGATGAAGCTATGCAACTTTCTCTTACATATTTTGCCGTAACACATAACAAACCTGCATTTGCTATTGAGACAAGTAAAAACTTATCTTCTCTGGCACAAAAAGTATTTTATCAACTCTTAGCAATTGAAGAATATATGAAAATTGTGGGTATTAGCTATAAAAGAGATTTTGAGCTCACTATAAAAAATATAGAAAAAACCATCCAAAACTATGGTGTTTTAGCAATAAATAACAACTTTTTGTTAGATTTAAATAATATAAAAAAAATTTTAAGGTTTATTCCGATAAAATCAAGGAGTAACGATTTTAGTTTTTCACATCCATTGGGAAAAATTAAAAGCTCTAAGGGGGTTTATAAAGTTTATATAGGCAACAAGCTTATCACTAAACTTAAACCACAGTACTTTAAGGTCTGTCAAGAAAGTCCGGAAAGTTTTGAAGTTATAATAGATGGAAAATCATCCTTTATTAAAAAAACTTCAAAATTTTTTGTATCTGACGATTTTAAGGTTGTAGATATAAAAGGATATCGTGTAAATATTATTGGTTATTCATCTAATAAGCAAAAGGATGAAACTAATGTAACTATTACTAAAGAAGATATGAATAAACTTTATTCTATCGACAAAAGTAATAATATATACAGGATAGAGTTTTATAAAAAAGATGAATTTTGTGCCATGATTATGGCAGAATTTAAATAG
- a CDS encoding ATP-binding protein, with product MSSIYVKSRNVFLDTVNANDYIQLDRVSTIYQSLKDSIKKPLKMILLFGKPGTGKSMFLTKLYKDLLETQDIYLYQTPIIDESEFYKTLAQDIFDTKYNGELNFTQFMKIVSTKEMKHVPVVLLDEAQLYSETLMEKIRLLSDSRTIKFVITLHKTEKEDIIAKEHFQTRIWETIELENASNVELKIYIQKKLMKANCFDSANMFTQKAVNKISSLTHGNYRDTNKLIYALFDIYSTYEKNNQLQDVKTDQISNKLIEMAAIHTGLIDA from the coding sequence ATGAGTAGTATCTATGTTAAGTCCAGAAATGTTTTTCTAGATACTGTCAATGCAAACGATTACATACAGTTAGATAGAGTCTCGACAATATACCAGTCACTAAAAGACTCTATCAAAAAACCTCTCAAAATGATTTTACTATTTGGTAAACCTGGTACCGGTAAGAGTATGTTCTTAACAAAACTTTATAAAGACTTACTTGAAACACAAGATATCTATTTATACCAAACACCTATCATAGATGAAAGTGAATTTTATAAAACTCTTGCTCAAGATATTTTTGATACAAAATATAATGGTGAACTTAATTTCACACAGTTTATGAAAATTGTAAGTACAAAAGAGATGAAACATGTTCCTGTTGTTTTATTGGATGAGGCTCAACTTTACTCTGAGACTCTCATGGAAAAAATAAGGCTTCTTTCCGATAGTAGAACTATAAAGTTTGTGATTACACTACATAAGACAGAGAAAGAAGATATAATAGCAAAGGAGCATTTTCAAACTAGAATATGGGAAACTATTGAGCTTGAAAATGCTTCAAATGTAGAACTCAAAATTTATATTCAAAAAAAACTGATGAAAGCAAACTGTTTTGACAGTGCAAATATGTTTACGCAAAAAGCAGTAAATAAAATCAGTTCTTTAACTCATGGTAACTATAGAGATACAAATAAGCTTATTTATGCTCTATTTGATATATATAGCACTTATGAAAAAAACAATCAACTTCAAGATGTAAAAACAGATCAAATTTCTAATAAACTCATTGAAATGGCTGCAATTCACACAGGACTAATAGATGCTTAA
- the mshL gene encoding pilus (MSHA type) biogenesis protein MshL, which translates to MKHIKTSICAALLTAALSTSSFADCSYELFSISSAKNTKIIDFVEQLSDECGFSIVVTDPYAEKFLDTKLNKTNLKNLTIDEVLNLILSENNLTYTLENNLLKISYLTTKVYNIDYILSQRKSTGSTDVTLSSSAGTSNISTTTGTTTTSSSGSGTSNSATSSTSDTGIKIESTDEVKFWDQLDEEFVKVLNRPHDVYKASHPIINKNAGLITVTATNKQMKRFESYLKKLQEKVQLQVLIDVQLLAVTMSEGKTTGIDWKQLYALQNIELGVHHLNNKNVTEWDSVDGTKINITESAVPGPGVADTINGAASLVSIKAGGTLNEVVKFLQTQGDVSSISNPKVLTLNNQPALITAGTEYFYKITSSTSTTTSSTTTAQNEEINSVFAGVLLTITPEISNDNTITLKINPSLSETAQDISTAPSTGRDIPPDLNRRQLSSVVTVKDGNRIILGGLINTKNTQESNKVPILGDIPVINYLFKYEEKIKQIQELVIIIEPHIIHKDKNNVSLSDLGYEGLSNELLTAPRSSSISKKDSAKKTTSSDDAK; encoded by the coding sequence ATGAAACATATAAAAACATCAATTTGCGCAGCTTTATTAACTGCAGCATTATCAACAAGTAGTTTTGCTGATTGTTCGTATGAACTTTTTAGTATTAGTTCAGCTAAAAATACAAAAATCATAGATTTTGTTGAACAATTAAGTGATGAGTGTGGATTTAGTATAGTCGTAACTGATCCTTATGCGGAAAAGTTTTTAGATACGAAACTAAATAAAACTAATCTAAAAAACCTAACAATTGATGAAGTTCTTAATCTAATACTCAGTGAGAACAACCTTACATACACGTTAGAGAATAATCTGTTAAAAATTTCATATCTTACGACAAAAGTTTATAACATTGATTATATTTTATCTCAACGAAAAAGTACAGGAAGTACTGATGTTACATTAAGTTCATCTGCAGGTACCTCAAATATATCAACTACAACAGGAACTACAACGACTAGTAGTAGTGGTTCTGGAACTAGTAATTCAGCAACTTCATCAACTTCTGATACGGGTATAAAAATTGAAAGTACTGATGAAGTAAAATTCTGGGATCAATTAGATGAAGAGTTTGTAAAAGTTCTTAATCGTCCACACGATGTATATAAAGCATCGCATCCTATTATTAATAAAAATGCTGGTTTAATTACCGTTACTGCGACAAATAAGCAGATGAAACGATTTGAATCATATCTCAAAAAGCTTCAAGAAAAAGTTCAGCTTCAAGTACTTATTGATGTACAACTCTTAGCAGTTACAATGAGTGAAGGAAAAACTACAGGTATTGACTGGAAACAACTCTATGCACTCCAAAACATTGAATTAGGTGTACATCACTTAAATAATAAAAATGTAACAGAATGGGATAGTGTAGATGGTACAAAGATCAATATTACTGAGTCAGCAGTCCCTGGTCCAGGTGTTGCAGACACAATCAACGGTGCAGCTAGCTTAGTAAGTATTAAAGCTGGTGGAACGTTAAATGAAGTAGTAAAATTTTTACAAACACAAGGAGATGTTAGTTCGATTTCAAATCCTAAAGTTTTAACATTGAATAATCAACCTGCACTTATTACTGCCGGAACTGAATATTTTTATAAAATAACATCATCAACGAGTACAACAACTTCTTCTACTACAACTGCGCAAAATGAAGAGATTAATTCTGTTTTTGCTGGTGTATTATTAACAATCACTCCAGAAATTTCTAATGATAATACTATAACATTAAAAATCAATCCGTCTTTATCTGAAACAGCACAGGACATTTCTACTGCACCGAGTACTGGTAGAGACATTCCACCTGATTTAAATCGTCGTCAACTCTCTTCAGTAGTAACCGTAAAAGATGGAAATAGAATTATCCTTGGTGGACTTATAAATACAAAGAATACTCAGGAATCAAATAAAGTACCTATTTTAGGTGATATTCCAGTTATTAACTATCTTTTTAAATATGAAGAGAAAATCAAACAGATTCAAGAACTGGTTATTATTATTGAACCACATATTATTCACAAAGATAAAAATAATGTATCTTTATCTGATTTAGGATATGAAGGTTTAAGTAATGAGCTTTTAACAGCTCCTAGAAGTTCAAGTATTTCTAAAAAAGACTCTGCAAAAAAAACTACATCATCAGATGATGCAAAATAA
- a CDS encoding GspE/PulE family protein has translation MDRITTDLLANGSIMKGQVDRLLAKGVSENLVLRDITLSGFMTMDRLVRFIVQQVRDGVYDLSIIDNYDYIPESVVLEKLAHELDLMFVDLDSIDMDYYLTEQVSLSQLQKHNAIPISQDDMSVTIAINDPLNIEAQEAMQRLFPRKVLKIALATKKQVSSYLYKIGLKDSVKGLVKRIREELNSISSLEEQQEASSILQLIDVILKTCISGRASDIHIEPTEKNCVVRGRVDGRLSEMFIFEKDIYPPLASRLKLLSNLDIAEKRKPQDGRFSTTVGSREYDFRISTLPILYGESIVMRVLDKQKALVRLEDAGMDPVSYNKLIKGLKAPYGIILVTGPTGSGKTTTLYGALNELRNVEDKVITVEDPVEYRMNLIQQVQVNAKVGLSFADALRSILRQDPDKIMIGEIRDQETLEIAIKAALTGHLVISTLHTNDAISAIPRMADMGIEHYLISGALVAIQAQRLVRKICPHCKIEDELSASVFEEIDGIVPPGTKFYKGKGCRECNDSGYIGREMIAEVLNVSEEISTLIAKGASKDAILEQAKKEGFVNIFQNGIQKAIDGITSIEEVLKVAKE, from the coding sequence ATGGATAGAATAACAACCGATTTACTTGCCAACGGTTCAATAATGAAAGGGCAAGTAGATAGATTACTTGCAAAAGGTGTTAGTGAAAATCTAGTCCTTAGAGATATTACCCTTTCAGGTTTTATGACAATGGATAGACTTGTTCGTTTTATTGTCCAACAGGTAAGAGATGGAGTTTATGATCTCTCAATTATAGATAACTATGATTATATACCTGAATCTGTTGTCCTGGAAAAACTAGCGCATGAACTTGATCTTATGTTTGTAGATCTTGATTCAATCGATATGGATTATTATCTTACAGAACAAGTTTCACTTTCACAATTGCAAAAACATAATGCTATACCAATTTCACAAGATGATATGAGTGTAACAATTGCTATTAATGACCCTTTAAATATTGAAGCACAAGAAGCAATGCAAAGACTTTTTCCTCGAAAAGTTCTTAAAATTGCCCTTGCTACAAAAAAACAGGTCTCATCATACCTTTATAAAATCGGCCTAAAAGACAGTGTTAAAGGGCTTGTTAAAAGAATTCGTGAGGAGTTAAACTCTATTAGCTCTTTAGAGGAACAACAAGAAGCATCTTCAATATTACAACTTATTGATGTTATTTTAAAAACATGTATAAGTGGTCGTGCTAGTGATATTCACATTGAACCGACTGAAAAAAACTGTGTTGTTCGAGGTCGTGTAGATGGTAGACTTTCGGAGATGTTTATCTTTGAAAAAGATATCTATCCACCATTAGCATCAAGGTTAAAACTTCTTTCAAATTTAGATATTGCAGAAAAACGTAAACCACAGGATGGTCGTTTCTCTACTACTGTCGGTTCAAGAGAATACGATTTTCGTATATCAACCTTACCGATTTTATATGGTGAATCGATTGTTATGAGGGTTTTAGATAAACAAAAAGCTCTTGTTAGACTTGAAGATGCCGGTATGGATCCAGTAAGTTATAATAAACTGATTAAAGGCCTTAAAGCTCCATATGGAATTATTCTGGTCACTGGTCCAACAGGTTCCGGTAAAACGACAACACTCTATGGGGCCTTAAATGAGTTAAGAAATGTAGAGGATAAAGTTATTACTGTTGAAGACCCGGTTGAGTATAGAATGAACCTGATCCAACAAGTTCAAGTAAATGCTAAAGTTGGTCTTAGTTTTGCAGATGCACTTCGTTCAATTCTTCGTCAAGACCCTGATAAAATCATGATCGGGGAGATTCGTGACCAAGAAACACTAGAGATTGCTATTAAAGCTGCACTTACAGGACACTTAGTTATCTCGACTCTCCATACAAATGACGCTATTAGTGCCATTCCACGTATGGCAGATATGGGAATTGAGCATTATCTTATTAGTGGGGCTTTAGTTGCTATTCAAGCACAAAGGCTTGTAAGAAAAATTTGTCCTCATTGTAAAATTGAAGATGAGCTCTCCGCTTCAGTATTTGAAGAGATCGATGGAATTGTACCTCCAGGGACAAAGTTTTATAAAGGAAAGGGTTGTAGAGAGTGTAATGACTCCGGTTATATAGGTAGGGAGATGATTGCTGAAGTATTAAATGTATCAGAAGAAATTTCAACACTTATTGCAAAAGGAGCGTCAAAAGATGCTATACTTGAACAAGCGAAAAAAGAGGGATTTGTTAATATCTTCCAAAATGGTATACAAAAAGCTATTGATGGCATTACAAGTATTGAAGAAGTATTAAAGGTGGCAAAAGAATGA
- the pilO gene encoding type 4a pilus biogenesis protein PilO, producing the protein MKINIEDYLHKIDTAFKDKPKRDVQMIYILIVAGIFAFSYLLFWDSSFESFERTRANVVSLQNKINTDEMYLQRNPESIITNLNNEIRNIDQKTALKKESNSYIKSKIETISSLIYDEQSWGEYLDSITTNAQKYNMKLSEFTNRYAKKDKSFGHVLDISVKGTGNYTNTLKFINALEQSELVVDLHDFSITAKDRKLNSDLNISVWGIAY; encoded by the coding sequence ATGAAGATAAATATTGAAGATTACTTACATAAAATAGACACTGCTTTTAAAGATAAGCCAAAAAGAGATGTACAGATGATCTATATTCTTATAGTAGCTGGTATATTCGCTTTTTCTTATCTTTTATTTTGGGACAGTTCTTTTGAAAGTTTTGAAAGAACGCGAGCAAATGTTGTGAGTTTGCAAAATAAAATAAATACGGATGAGATGTATTTGCAAAGAAATCCAGAATCGATAATTACAAATCTTAATAATGAGATTAGAAATATTGATCAAAAAACAGCACTCAAAAAAGAGAGTAACAGCTATATTAAAAGTAAAATTGAGACTATCTCATCGTTAATATACGATGAACAAAGTTGGGGTGAGTATCTTGATTCTATCACAACAAATGCTCAAAAGTACAATATGAAACTGAGTGAGTTTACTAATAGATATGCTAAAAAAGACAAATCTTTTGGTCATGTATTAGATATATCTGTAAAAGGGACTGGAAACTATACAAACACCTTGAAGTTCATTAATGCACTAGAACAAAGTGAATTAGTAGTTGACCTTCATGATTTTAGTATAACTGCTAAAGACAGAAAACTCAATTCAGATCTAAATATATCAGTTTGGGGGATTGCATACTAA
- the hslV gene encoding ATP-dependent protease subunit HslV, with the protein MFDATTILAYKGKNKAVIGGDGQVTFGDSVLKGNATKIRTLHHGKILAGFAGSTADAFNLFDMFEEFLENKKGDILKSVIEFSKAWRKDKVLRRLEAMMIVLNTEHIFILTGNGDVVEPEDGEIASIGSGGNYAISAARALKKHANLDEEELVKESLSIAADLCIYTNHNIKTLILEDNK; encoded by the coding sequence ATGTTTGACGCTACAACAATACTTGCCTATAAAGGGAAAAATAAAGCTGTAATCGGTGGTGACGGTCAAGTAACTTTTGGCGACAGTGTATTAAAAGGGAATGCTACGAAAATCCGTACACTTCACCATGGTAAAATCCTTGCAGGTTTTGCCGGAAGTACTGCTGATGCTTTCAACCTTTTTGATATGTTTGAAGAGTTTTTAGAGAATAAAAAAGGTGATATTTTAAAATCTGTTATCGAGTTCTCTAAAGCTTGGAGAAAAGACAAAGTTTTACGTCGTCTAGAAGCGATGATGATCGTTTTAAACACTGAGCATATCTTTATTTTAACAGGAAACGGTGATGTTGTTGAGCCTGAAGATGGTGAAATTGCCTCTATCGGAAGTGGTGGCAACTATGCTATCTCAGCTGCTCGTGCACTAAAAAAACATGCAAATCTTGATGAAGAGGAATTAGTGAAAGAATCTTTGTCAATCGCTGCAGATCTATGTATCTATACAAACCACAATATTAAAACACTCATTTTAGAGGATAATAAATAA